The proteins below come from a single Eucalyptus grandis isolate ANBG69807.140 chromosome 3, ASM1654582v1, whole genome shotgun sequence genomic window:
- the LOC108958266 gene encoding uncharacterized protein LOC108958266 isoform X5, translated as MATYKASQVGRKTTRDCNEESNPMAPHQSEIQGNLNPPEFRIDLSSLDMATDQACQDNRKTREVHEEGSFEDRSTLLLEDYEMWKKQRSSKFKSKVSPKAVVNKDYRLWFQAAVKGDWKEIEMILNKNRTAMITGVMKIESDDLTMLDVAIMAAQDQLVEKLVKHFPPKCEDLDPKRVLGYAARGGRVRMVKALVDKFDPEPTIIYKALKSANEHAPDRKEVIWYLARRLKCTPKDKIIRRLMFSGHMDICLYLARKYPGSLNFEDTEGVMFLQFLALMSGYFRSGAGLNFWEKLIYKFIPLYVVDTLFDNSKNTKIAQVLNRIETSLWNFATIPAPFIKRIGELKFKHNCSLHLAELFLIEMKKKFDDCEILGILLTSDVLLDAASRGVFEILDLCLKYYPELLWNNNFEEKLYKEILEGRHVDLYRLLRGQNPVQCFVDTDNSTRIAQWNALTKWSPRCVSPDVSGAAFLLQRELHWFQTRGMGATVSKWLKFQPHKRTLWEIFVKERKELFEEAQQWMKYTSSSCSLVATLIITVAFAAAFTVPGGNIDSMGIPIFLNKGSFMVFMVADSFALLSSVTATLMFLTILTSRYTIEDFLHSLPRKMVMGLTFLILSLASMLVAFSSALTIILSERFKWIYIPITLLTAFPIVLFAILQLPLYFEMVESTYWPRLGRPLKVYK; from the exons ATGGCAACTTATAAAGCTTCCCAAGTTGGTCGCAAAACAACTAGAG attgcAATGAGGAGAGCAACCCAATGGCGCCGCATCAAAGTGAAATACAAGGAAATTTGAATCCACCAG AGTTTCGCATAGACTTGAGTTCATTAGACATGGCAACTGATCAAGCTTGCCAAGACAATCGTAAAACCAGAG AGGTGCACGAAGAAGGAAGTTTTGAAGACCGGTCAACTCTTCTTTTAGAAGACTATGAGATGTGGAAGAAGCAAAGGTCCAGCAAGTTTAAATCTAAAG TCTCGCCGAAAGCGGTGGTCAATAAAGACTATCGATTATGGTTTCAAGCCGCAGTGAAAGGTGATTGGAAAGAAATCGAGATGATCCTCAATAAAAACCGCACAGCAATGATAACCGGCGTTATGAAAATAGAAAGTGATGACTTAACTATGCTCGATGTTGCGATTATGGCCGCACAAGATCAGTTGGTCGAGAAGTTGGTCAAGCACTTCCCTCCAAAATGTGAAGATCTCGATCCTAAGAGAGTCCTCGGCTATGCTGCTCGGGGAGGAAGAGTAAGGATGGTAAAGGCATTAGTAGACAAATTTGATCCCGAACCTACAATTATTTACAAAGCCCTAAAGTCTGCTAATGAACATGCTCCTGATCGTAAGGAGGTTATATGGTACCTGGCCAGGAGGCTAAAATGTACCCCGAAGGACAAAATCATCCGCAGACTTATGTTTTCCGGCCATATGG ACATATGCCTATATTTAGCTCGCAAATACCCCGGCTCATTGAATTTCGAAGACACCGAAGGCGTGATGTTTTTGCAATTCTTGGCATTAATGAGTGGTTACTTCCGTAGTGGAGCTGGactcaatttttgggaaaagCTTATTTACAAAT TTATCCCTCTATACGTGGTCGACACATTATTTGACAACTCCAAGAACACGAAGATAGCTCAAG TACTTAACAGGATCGAGACATCACTCTGGAATTTTGCCACAATACCAG CACCTTTCATCAAAAGGATTGGAGAATTGAAGTTTAAGCACAATTGCTCGCTTCACTTGGCAGAACTATTTCTTATCGAGATGAAgaaaaaatttgatgattgtGAAATCCTCGGGATTCTATTGACTTCAGATGTTCTCCTTGACGCTGCATCTCGTGGAGTCTTTGAAATTCTGGATTTATGTCTCAAATATTATCCGGAGTTGTTGTGGAataacaattttgaagaaaaactgTACAAAGAAATTTTGGAGGGACGGCACGTTGATTTGTATAGACTACTGCGCGGACAGAACCCCGTTCAATGTTTCGTTGACACAGATAATTCGACGAGAATCGCCCAATGGAACGCTCTGACCAAATGGTCACCAAGATGTGTATCCCCAGACGTTTCTGGAGCAGCTTTTCTTCTGCAGAGGGAACTTCACTGGTTTCAA ACACGGGGTATGGGCGCCACTGTTTCTAAATGGCTGAAATTTCAACCGCATAAAAGAACATTATGGgaaatttttgtaaaagaaCGGAAAGAGTTGTTCGAGGAGGCACAGCAATGGATGAAGTATACATCGTCATCTTGTAGTCTCGTGGCGACTCTCATCATTACGGTAGCTTTTGCTGCAGCTTTTACAGTACCCGGAGGCAACATTGACAGTATGGGGATCCCAATATTTCTTAACAAGGGCTCATTTATGGTATTTATGGTTGCAGACAGTTTCGCTCTCTTGTCCTCTGTCACTGCCACCTTGATGTTCTTGACTATCCTAACTTCACGCTACACAATCGAAGATTTCCTCCACTCACTACCGAGAAAAATGGTAATGGGCCTCACTTTTCTCATCCTCTCTTTGGCCTCTATGCTGGTAGCGTTCAGCTCTGCTCTTACTATCATCTTGAGCGAACGATTCAAGTGGATTTATATCCCAATTACTTTGTTAACTGCCTTCCCTATTGTATTGTTTGCAATCCTACAGCTTCCCTTGTATTTTGAAATGGTCGAATCCACTTATTGGCCTCGTCTCGGCCGTCCCCTGAAGGTTTATAAGTGA
- the LOC108958266 gene encoding uncharacterized protein LOC108958266 isoform X3 has product MDIQDSSIPKPSPGNKEVRIDLSSMDMATDQACQDSCKTTRDYNEESNPMALQPSEIQGDSNPVEPPPDCNEESNPMAPHQSEIQGNLNPPEFRIDLSSLDMATDQACQDNRKTREVHEEGSFEDRSTLLLEDYEMWKKQRSSKFKSKVSPKAVVNKDYRLWFQAAVKGDWKEIEMILNKNRTAMITGVMKIESDDLTMLDVAIMAAQDQLVEKLVKHFPPKCEDLDPKRVLGYAARGGRVRMVKALVDKFDPEPTIIYKALKSANEHAPDRKEVIWYLARRLKCTPKDKIIRRLMFSGHMDICLYLARKYPGSLNFEDTEGVMFLQFLALMSGYFRSGAGLNFWEKLIYKFIPLYVVDTLFDNSKNTKIAQVLNRIETSLWNFATIPAPFIKRIGELKFKHNCSLHLAELFLIEMKKKFDDCEILGILLTSDVLLDAASRGVFEILDLCLKYYPELLWNNNFEEKLYKEILEGRHVDLYRLLRGQNPVQCFVDTDNSTRIAQWNALTKWSPRCVSPDVSGAAFLLQRELHWFQTRGMGATVSKWLKFQPHKRTLWEIFVKERKELFEEAQQWMKYTSSSCSLVATLIITVAFAAAFTVPGGNIDSMGIPIFLNKGSFMVFMVADSFALLSSVTATLMFLTILTSRYTIEDFLHSLPRKMVMGLTFLILSLASMLVAFSSALTIILSERFKWIYIPITLLTAFPIVLFAILQLPLYFEMVESTYWPRLGRPLKVYK; this is encoded by the exons GTAACAAAGAGGTTCGAATAGACTTGAGTTCAATGGACATGGCAACTGATCAAGCTTGCCAAGACAGTTGCAAAACAACCAGAG ACTACAACGAGGAGAGCAACCCAATGGCGCTGCAACCGAGTGAAATACAAGGAGATTCGAATCCTGTAGAACCACCACCAG attgcAATGAGGAGAGCAACCCAATGGCGCCGCATCAAAGTGAAATACAAGGAAATTTGAATCCACCAG AGTTTCGCATAGACTTGAGTTCATTAGACATGGCAACTGATCAAGCTTGCCAAGACAATCGTAAAACCAGAG AGGTGCACGAAGAAGGAAGTTTTGAAGACCGGTCAACTCTTCTTTTAGAAGACTATGAGATGTGGAAGAAGCAAAGGTCCAGCAAGTTTAAATCTAAAG TCTCGCCGAAAGCGGTGGTCAATAAAGACTATCGATTATGGTTTCAAGCCGCAGTGAAAGGTGATTGGAAAGAAATCGAGATGATCCTCAATAAAAACCGCACAGCAATGATAACCGGCGTTATGAAAATAGAAAGTGATGACTTAACTATGCTCGATGTTGCGATTATGGCCGCACAAGATCAGTTGGTCGAGAAGTTGGTCAAGCACTTCCCTCCAAAATGTGAAGATCTCGATCCTAAGAGAGTCCTCGGCTATGCTGCTCGGGGAGGAAGAGTAAGGATGGTAAAGGCATTAGTAGACAAATTTGATCCCGAACCTACAATTATTTACAAAGCCCTAAAGTCTGCTAATGAACATGCTCCTGATCGTAAGGAGGTTATATGGTACCTGGCCAGGAGGCTAAAATGTACCCCGAAGGACAAAATCATCCGCAGACTTATGTTTTCCGGCCATATGG ACATATGCCTATATTTAGCTCGCAAATACCCCGGCTCATTGAATTTCGAAGACACCGAAGGCGTGATGTTTTTGCAATTCTTGGCATTAATGAGTGGTTACTTCCGTAGTGGAGCTGGactcaatttttgggaaaagCTTATTTACAAAT TTATCCCTCTATACGTGGTCGACACATTATTTGACAACTCCAAGAACACGAAGATAGCTCAAG TACTTAACAGGATCGAGACATCACTCTGGAATTTTGCCACAATACCAG CACCTTTCATCAAAAGGATTGGAGAATTGAAGTTTAAGCACAATTGCTCGCTTCACTTGGCAGAACTATTTCTTATCGAGATGAAgaaaaaatttgatgattgtGAAATCCTCGGGATTCTATTGACTTCAGATGTTCTCCTTGACGCTGCATCTCGTGGAGTCTTTGAAATTCTGGATTTATGTCTCAAATATTATCCGGAGTTGTTGTGGAataacaattttgaagaaaaactgTACAAAGAAATTTTGGAGGGACGGCACGTTGATTTGTATAGACTACTGCGCGGACAGAACCCCGTTCAATGTTTCGTTGACACAGATAATTCGACGAGAATCGCCCAATGGAACGCTCTGACCAAATGGTCACCAAGATGTGTATCCCCAGACGTTTCTGGAGCAGCTTTTCTTCTGCAGAGGGAACTTCACTGGTTTCAA ACACGGGGTATGGGCGCCACTGTTTCTAAATGGCTGAAATTTCAACCGCATAAAAGAACATTATGGgaaatttttgtaaaagaaCGGAAAGAGTTGTTCGAGGAGGCACAGCAATGGATGAAGTATACATCGTCATCTTGTAGTCTCGTGGCGACTCTCATCATTACGGTAGCTTTTGCTGCAGCTTTTACAGTACCCGGAGGCAACATTGACAGTATGGGGATCCCAATATTTCTTAACAAGGGCTCATTTATGGTATTTATGGTTGCAGACAGTTTCGCTCTCTTGTCCTCTGTCACTGCCACCTTGATGTTCTTGACTATCCTAACTTCACGCTACACAATCGAAGATTTCCTCCACTCACTACCGAGAAAAATGGTAATGGGCCTCACTTTTCTCATCCTCTCTTTGGCCTCTATGCTGGTAGCGTTCAGCTCTGCTCTTACTATCATCTTGAGCGAACGATTCAAGTGGATTTATATCCCAATTACTTTGTTAACTGCCTTCCCTATTGTATTGTTTGCAATCCTACAGCTTCCCTTGTATTTTGAAATGGTCGAATCCACTTATTGGCCTCGTCTCGGCCGTCCCCTGAAGGTTTATAAGTGA
- the LOC108958266 gene encoding uncharacterized protein LOC108958266 isoform X1, which translates to MDIQDSSIPKPSPGNKEVRIDLSSMDMATDQACQDSCKTTREFHEEGSSQGMATNKASQDGCKTTRDYNEESNPMALQPSEIQGDSNPVEPPPDCNEESNPMAPHQSEIQGNLNPPEFRIDLSSLDMATDQACQDNRKTREVHEEGSFEDRSTLLLEDYEMWKKQRSSKFKSKVSPKAVVNKDYRLWFQAAVKGDWKEIEMILNKNRTAMITGVMKIESDDLTMLDVAIMAAQDQLVEKLVKHFPPKCEDLDPKRVLGYAARGGRVRMVKALVDKFDPEPTIIYKALKSANEHAPDRKEVIWYLARRLKCTPKDKIIRRLMFSGHMDICLYLARKYPGSLNFEDTEGVMFLQFLALMSGYFRSGAGLNFWEKLIYKFIPLYVVDTLFDNSKNTKIAQVLNRIETSLWNFATIPAPFIKRIGELKFKHNCSLHLAELFLIEMKKKFDDCEILGILLTSDVLLDAASRGVFEILDLCLKYYPELLWNNNFEEKLYKEILEGRHVDLYRLLRGQNPVQCFVDTDNSTRIAQWNALTKWSPRCVSPDVSGAAFLLQRELHWFQTRGMGATVSKWLKFQPHKRTLWEIFVKERKELFEEAQQWMKYTSSSCSLVATLIITVAFAAAFTVPGGNIDSMGIPIFLNKGSFMVFMVADSFALLSSVTATLMFLTILTSRYTIEDFLHSLPRKMVMGLTFLILSLASMLVAFSSALTIILSERFKWIYIPITLLTAFPIVLFAILQLPLYFEMVESTYWPRLGRPLKVYK; encoded by the exons GTAACAAAGAGGTTCGAATAGACTTGAGTTCAATGGACATGGCAACTGATCAAGCTTGCCAAGACAGTTGCAAAACAACCAGAG AATTTCACGAAGAAGGGAGTTCACAAGGCATGGCAACTAATAAAGCTTCCCAAGACGGTTGCAAAACAACCAGAG ACTACAACGAGGAGAGCAACCCAATGGCGCTGCAACCGAGTGAAATACAAGGAGATTCGAATCCTGTAGAACCACCACCAG attgcAATGAGGAGAGCAACCCAATGGCGCCGCATCAAAGTGAAATACAAGGAAATTTGAATCCACCAG AGTTTCGCATAGACTTGAGTTCATTAGACATGGCAACTGATCAAGCTTGCCAAGACAATCGTAAAACCAGAG AGGTGCACGAAGAAGGAAGTTTTGAAGACCGGTCAACTCTTCTTTTAGAAGACTATGAGATGTGGAAGAAGCAAAGGTCCAGCAAGTTTAAATCTAAAG TCTCGCCGAAAGCGGTGGTCAATAAAGACTATCGATTATGGTTTCAAGCCGCAGTGAAAGGTGATTGGAAAGAAATCGAGATGATCCTCAATAAAAACCGCACAGCAATGATAACCGGCGTTATGAAAATAGAAAGTGATGACTTAACTATGCTCGATGTTGCGATTATGGCCGCACAAGATCAGTTGGTCGAGAAGTTGGTCAAGCACTTCCCTCCAAAATGTGAAGATCTCGATCCTAAGAGAGTCCTCGGCTATGCTGCTCGGGGAGGAAGAGTAAGGATGGTAAAGGCATTAGTAGACAAATTTGATCCCGAACCTACAATTATTTACAAAGCCCTAAAGTCTGCTAATGAACATGCTCCTGATCGTAAGGAGGTTATATGGTACCTGGCCAGGAGGCTAAAATGTACCCCGAAGGACAAAATCATCCGCAGACTTATGTTTTCCGGCCATATGG ACATATGCCTATATTTAGCTCGCAAATACCCCGGCTCATTGAATTTCGAAGACACCGAAGGCGTGATGTTTTTGCAATTCTTGGCATTAATGAGTGGTTACTTCCGTAGTGGAGCTGGactcaatttttgggaaaagCTTATTTACAAAT TTATCCCTCTATACGTGGTCGACACATTATTTGACAACTCCAAGAACACGAAGATAGCTCAAG TACTTAACAGGATCGAGACATCACTCTGGAATTTTGCCACAATACCAG CACCTTTCATCAAAAGGATTGGAGAATTGAAGTTTAAGCACAATTGCTCGCTTCACTTGGCAGAACTATTTCTTATCGAGATGAAgaaaaaatttgatgattgtGAAATCCTCGGGATTCTATTGACTTCAGATGTTCTCCTTGACGCTGCATCTCGTGGAGTCTTTGAAATTCTGGATTTATGTCTCAAATATTATCCGGAGTTGTTGTGGAataacaattttgaagaaaaactgTACAAAGAAATTTTGGAGGGACGGCACGTTGATTTGTATAGACTACTGCGCGGACAGAACCCCGTTCAATGTTTCGTTGACACAGATAATTCGACGAGAATCGCCCAATGGAACGCTCTGACCAAATGGTCACCAAGATGTGTATCCCCAGACGTTTCTGGAGCAGCTTTTCTTCTGCAGAGGGAACTTCACTGGTTTCAA ACACGGGGTATGGGCGCCACTGTTTCTAAATGGCTGAAATTTCAACCGCATAAAAGAACATTATGGgaaatttttgtaaaagaaCGGAAAGAGTTGTTCGAGGAGGCACAGCAATGGATGAAGTATACATCGTCATCTTGTAGTCTCGTGGCGACTCTCATCATTACGGTAGCTTTTGCTGCAGCTTTTACAGTACCCGGAGGCAACATTGACAGTATGGGGATCCCAATATTTCTTAACAAGGGCTCATTTATGGTATTTATGGTTGCAGACAGTTTCGCTCTCTTGTCCTCTGTCACTGCCACCTTGATGTTCTTGACTATCCTAACTTCACGCTACACAATCGAAGATTTCCTCCACTCACTACCGAGAAAAATGGTAATGGGCCTCACTTTTCTCATCCTCTCTTTGGCCTCTATGCTGGTAGCGTTCAGCTCTGCTCTTACTATCATCTTGAGCGAACGATTCAAGTGGATTTATATCCCAATTACTTTGTTAACTGCCTTCCCTATTGTATTGTTTGCAATCCTACAGCTTCCCTTGTATTTTGAAATGGTCGAATCCACTTATTGGCCTCGTCTCGGCCGTCCCCTGAAGGTTTATAAGTGA
- the LOC108958266 gene encoding uncharacterized protein LOC108958266 isoform X2, producing the protein MDIQDSSIPKPSPGNKEVRIDLSSMDMATDQACQDSCKTTREFHEEGSSQGMATNKASQDGCKTTRDYNEESNPMALQPSEIQGDSNPVEPPPDCNEESNPMAPHQSEIQGNLNPPEFRIDLSSLDMATDQACQDNRKTREVHEEGSFEDRSTLLLEDYEMWKKQRSSKFKSKVSPKAVVNKDYRLWFQAAVKGDWKEIEMILNKNRTAMITGVMKIESDDLTMLDVAIMAAQDQLVEKLVKHFPPKCEDLDPKRVLGYAARGGRVRMVKALVDKFDPEPTIIYKALKSANEHAPDRKEVIWYLARRLKCTPKDKIIRRLMFSGHMDICLYLARKYPGSLNFEDTEGVMFLQFLALMSGYFRSGAGLNFWEKLIYKFIPLYVVDTLFDNSKNTKIAQVLNRIETSLWNFATIPELFLIEMKKKFDDCEILGILLTSDVLLDAASRGVFEILDLCLKYYPELLWNNNFEEKLYKEILEGRHVDLYRLLRGQNPVQCFVDTDNSTRIAQWNALTKWSPRCVSPDVSGAAFLLQRELHWFQTRGMGATVSKWLKFQPHKRTLWEIFVKERKELFEEAQQWMKYTSSSCSLVATLIITVAFAAAFTVPGGNIDSMGIPIFLNKGSFMVFMVADSFALLSSVTATLMFLTILTSRYTIEDFLHSLPRKMVMGLTFLILSLASMLVAFSSALTIILSERFKWIYIPITLLTAFPIVLFAILQLPLYFEMVESTYWPRLGRPLKVYK; encoded by the exons GTAACAAAGAGGTTCGAATAGACTTGAGTTCAATGGACATGGCAACTGATCAAGCTTGCCAAGACAGTTGCAAAACAACCAGAG AATTTCACGAAGAAGGGAGTTCACAAGGCATGGCAACTAATAAAGCTTCCCAAGACGGTTGCAAAACAACCAGAG ACTACAACGAGGAGAGCAACCCAATGGCGCTGCAACCGAGTGAAATACAAGGAGATTCGAATCCTGTAGAACCACCACCAG attgcAATGAGGAGAGCAACCCAATGGCGCCGCATCAAAGTGAAATACAAGGAAATTTGAATCCACCAG AGTTTCGCATAGACTTGAGTTCATTAGACATGGCAACTGATCAAGCTTGCCAAGACAATCGTAAAACCAGAG AGGTGCACGAAGAAGGAAGTTTTGAAGACCGGTCAACTCTTCTTTTAGAAGACTATGAGATGTGGAAGAAGCAAAGGTCCAGCAAGTTTAAATCTAAAG TCTCGCCGAAAGCGGTGGTCAATAAAGACTATCGATTATGGTTTCAAGCCGCAGTGAAAGGTGATTGGAAAGAAATCGAGATGATCCTCAATAAAAACCGCACAGCAATGATAACCGGCGTTATGAAAATAGAAAGTGATGACTTAACTATGCTCGATGTTGCGATTATGGCCGCACAAGATCAGTTGGTCGAGAAGTTGGTCAAGCACTTCCCTCCAAAATGTGAAGATCTCGATCCTAAGAGAGTCCTCGGCTATGCTGCTCGGGGAGGAAGAGTAAGGATGGTAAAGGCATTAGTAGACAAATTTGATCCCGAACCTACAATTATTTACAAAGCCCTAAAGTCTGCTAATGAACATGCTCCTGATCGTAAGGAGGTTATATGGTACCTGGCCAGGAGGCTAAAATGTACCCCGAAGGACAAAATCATCCGCAGACTTATGTTTTCCGGCCATATGG ACATATGCCTATATTTAGCTCGCAAATACCCCGGCTCATTGAATTTCGAAGACACCGAAGGCGTGATGTTTTTGCAATTCTTGGCATTAATGAGTGGTTACTTCCGTAGTGGAGCTGGactcaatttttgggaaaagCTTATTTACAAAT TTATCCCTCTATACGTGGTCGACACATTATTTGACAACTCCAAGAACACGAAGATAGCTCAAG TACTTAACAGGATCGAGACATCACTCTGGAATTTTGCCACAATACCAG AACTATTTCTTATCGAGATGAAgaaaaaatttgatgattgtGAAATCCTCGGGATTCTATTGACTTCAGATGTTCTCCTTGACGCTGCATCTCGTGGAGTCTTTGAAATTCTGGATTTATGTCTCAAATATTATCCGGAGTTGTTGTGGAataacaattttgaagaaaaactgTACAAAGAAATTTTGGAGGGACGGCACGTTGATTTGTATAGACTACTGCGCGGACAGAACCCCGTTCAATGTTTCGTTGACACAGATAATTCGACGAGAATCGCCCAATGGAACGCTCTGACCAAATGGTCACCAAGATGTGTATCCCCAGACGTTTCTGGAGCAGCTTTTCTTCTGCAGAGGGAACTTCACTGGTTTCAA ACACGGGGTATGGGCGCCACTGTTTCTAAATGGCTGAAATTTCAACCGCATAAAAGAACATTATGGgaaatttttgtaaaagaaCGGAAAGAGTTGTTCGAGGAGGCACAGCAATGGATGAAGTATACATCGTCATCTTGTAGTCTCGTGGCGACTCTCATCATTACGGTAGCTTTTGCTGCAGCTTTTACAGTACCCGGAGGCAACATTGACAGTATGGGGATCCCAATATTTCTTAACAAGGGCTCATTTATGGTATTTATGGTTGCAGACAGTTTCGCTCTCTTGTCCTCTGTCACTGCCACCTTGATGTTCTTGACTATCCTAACTTCACGCTACACAATCGAAGATTTCCTCCACTCACTACCGAGAAAAATGGTAATGGGCCTCACTTTTCTCATCCTCTCTTTGGCCTCTATGCTGGTAGCGTTCAGCTCTGCTCTTACTATCATCTTGAGCGAACGATTCAAGTGGATTTATATCCCAATTACTTTGTTAACTGCCTTCCCTATTGTATTGTTTGCAATCCTACAGCTTCCCTTGTATTTTGAAATGGTCGAATCCACTTATTGGCCTCGTCTCGGCCGTCCCCTGAAGGTTTATAAGTGA
- the LOC108958266 gene encoding uncharacterized protein LOC108958266 isoform X4, with protein sequence MDIQDSSIPKPSPGNKEVRIDLSSMDMATDQACQDSCKTTREFHEEGSSQGMATNKASQDGCKTTRDCNEESNPMAPHQSEIQGNLNPPEFRIDLSSLDMATDQACQDNRKTREVHEEGSFEDRSTLLLEDYEMWKKQRSSKFKSKVSPKAVVNKDYRLWFQAAVKGDWKEIEMILNKNRTAMITGVMKIESDDLTMLDVAIMAAQDQLVEKLVKHFPPKCEDLDPKRVLGYAARGGRVRMVKALVDKFDPEPTIIYKALKSANEHAPDRKEVIWYLARRLKCTPKDKIIRRLMFSGHMDICLYLARKYPGSLNFEDTEGVMFLQFLALMSGYFRSGAGLNFWEKLIYKFIPLYVVDTLFDNSKNTKIAQVLNRIETSLWNFATIPAPFIKRIGELKFKHNCSLHLAELFLIEMKKKFDDCEILGILLTSDVLLDAASRGVFEILDLCLKYYPELLWNNNFEEKLYKEILEGRHVDLYRLLRGQNPVQCFVDTDNSTRIAQWNALTKWSPRCVSPDVSGAAFLLQRELHWFQTRGMGATVSKWLKFQPHKRTLWEIFVKERKELFEEAQQWMKYTSSSCSLVATLIITVAFAAAFTVPGGNIDSMGIPIFLNKGSFMVFMVADSFALLSSVTATLMFLTILTSRYTIEDFLHSLPRKMVMGLTFLILSLASMLVAFSSALTIILSERFKWIYIPITLLTAFPIVLFAILQLPLYFEMVESTYWPRLGRPLKVYK encoded by the exons GTAACAAAGAGGTTCGAATAGACTTGAGTTCAATGGACATGGCAACTGATCAAGCTTGCCAAGACAGTTGCAAAACAACCAGAG AATTTCACGAAGAAGGGAGTTCACAAGGCATGGCAACTAATAAAGCTTCCCAAGACGGTTGCAAAACAACCAGAG attgcAATGAGGAGAGCAACCCAATGGCGCCGCATCAAAGTGAAATACAAGGAAATTTGAATCCACCAG AGTTTCGCATAGACTTGAGTTCATTAGACATGGCAACTGATCAAGCTTGCCAAGACAATCGTAAAACCAGAG AGGTGCACGAAGAAGGAAGTTTTGAAGACCGGTCAACTCTTCTTTTAGAAGACTATGAGATGTGGAAGAAGCAAAGGTCCAGCAAGTTTAAATCTAAAG TCTCGCCGAAAGCGGTGGTCAATAAAGACTATCGATTATGGTTTCAAGCCGCAGTGAAAGGTGATTGGAAAGAAATCGAGATGATCCTCAATAAAAACCGCACAGCAATGATAACCGGCGTTATGAAAATAGAAAGTGATGACTTAACTATGCTCGATGTTGCGATTATGGCCGCACAAGATCAGTTGGTCGAGAAGTTGGTCAAGCACTTCCCTCCAAAATGTGAAGATCTCGATCCTAAGAGAGTCCTCGGCTATGCTGCTCGGGGAGGAAGAGTAAGGATGGTAAAGGCATTAGTAGACAAATTTGATCCCGAACCTACAATTATTTACAAAGCCCTAAAGTCTGCTAATGAACATGCTCCTGATCGTAAGGAGGTTATATGGTACCTGGCCAGGAGGCTAAAATGTACCCCGAAGGACAAAATCATCCGCAGACTTATGTTTTCCGGCCATATGG ACATATGCCTATATTTAGCTCGCAAATACCCCGGCTCATTGAATTTCGAAGACACCGAAGGCGTGATGTTTTTGCAATTCTTGGCATTAATGAGTGGTTACTTCCGTAGTGGAGCTGGactcaatttttgggaaaagCTTATTTACAAAT TTATCCCTCTATACGTGGTCGACACATTATTTGACAACTCCAAGAACACGAAGATAGCTCAAG TACTTAACAGGATCGAGACATCACTCTGGAATTTTGCCACAATACCAG CACCTTTCATCAAAAGGATTGGAGAATTGAAGTTTAAGCACAATTGCTCGCTTCACTTGGCAGAACTATTTCTTATCGAGATGAAgaaaaaatttgatgattgtGAAATCCTCGGGATTCTATTGACTTCAGATGTTCTCCTTGACGCTGCATCTCGTGGAGTCTTTGAAATTCTGGATTTATGTCTCAAATATTATCCGGAGTTGTTGTGGAataacaattttgaagaaaaactgTACAAAGAAATTTTGGAGGGACGGCACGTTGATTTGTATAGACTACTGCGCGGACAGAACCCCGTTCAATGTTTCGTTGACACAGATAATTCGACGAGAATCGCCCAATGGAACGCTCTGACCAAATGGTCACCAAGATGTGTATCCCCAGACGTTTCTGGAGCAGCTTTTCTTCTGCAGAGGGAACTTCACTGGTTTCAA ACACGGGGTATGGGCGCCACTGTTTCTAAATGGCTGAAATTTCAACCGCATAAAAGAACATTATGGgaaatttttgtaaaagaaCGGAAAGAGTTGTTCGAGGAGGCACAGCAATGGATGAAGTATACATCGTCATCTTGTAGTCTCGTGGCGACTCTCATCATTACGGTAGCTTTTGCTGCAGCTTTTACAGTACCCGGAGGCAACATTGACAGTATGGGGATCCCAATATTTCTTAACAAGGGCTCATTTATGGTATTTATGGTTGCAGACAGTTTCGCTCTCTTGTCCTCTGTCACTGCCACCTTGATGTTCTTGACTATCCTAACTTCACGCTACACAATCGAAGATTTCCTCCACTCACTACCGAGAAAAATGGTAATGGGCCTCACTTTTCTCATCCTCTCTTTGGCCTCTATGCTGGTAGCGTTCAGCTCTGCTCTTACTATCATCTTGAGCGAACGATTCAAGTGGATTTATATCCCAATTACTTTGTTAACTGCCTTCCCTATTGTATTGTTTGCAATCCTACAGCTTCCCTTGTATTTTGAAATGGTCGAATCCACTTATTGGCCTCGTCTCGGCCGTCCCCTGAAGGTTTATAAGTGA